The Desulfobacterales bacterium genome includes the window GCCTTTTCCGCTGGCGCGGATCTGATGACGCTTGCCATGGCTGCACTGGCGGGAAAATTCGCCGACATCACGCACATGATTCGACGGCTTCAGAATATCGCACAACGCAGCCGATATGGCGCCTTTCCGGTAGTGGCGGCCCCGTATGGCATGGCGCTTGGCGGCGGATGCGAAGTGTGCCTGGGGGCCGACCGAATCGTGGCCCATACCGAACTATACATGGGCCTGGTGGAAATCGGCGTGGGACTGATTCCGGCCGGCGGTGGGTGCCTGAACCTGTGGAAAAAGTATTACCACAGCCTGCCCGAAAAAGTGACGGATACGGATTTAACCAAATTCGCAGTCCCCGCCTTGATGCAAATCACCACGGCCACCGTCTCCACCTCCGCAGCCGATGCCCGCGCCAATGGCTTTCTCGGGCCAACGGACCGAATCGTCTTTAATCGGGACCATCTGATCGGAGAGGCCAAAAAGGAAGTCCTTCGAATGGTGAGCGACGGATACGCGCCGCCAATTAAAAGGCCTATACGGGTTGCGGGAGAGGCCATTCAGGGCATGGTGAACGTTCAACTCTTCGATATGCTGCGCGCTGGTTTCGTGACGGAGTATGACGCGTTTCTCGCCCGTCGCATCGCCTATGTGATCGGCGGCGGAAATGTCCGCTCGGGCAGCGAGATTCACGAAGACGTCATTCTGAAACTGGAAGAAGAAGCCTTCCTTGATTTCCTGAAGGAAACCAGAACCCACCAACGCATCGAGCACATGCTGAAAACTGGAAAATCGCTGCGAAACTAAGCGAATAGGGAGGATACCGTCATGAGAGACGCCTATATTGTGACATCGGTACGGACCCCGGGGTGCAAGCAGGTAAAGGGAGCGTTTAAAGACACCCGCCCGGAAGACTTACTTTCCTTCATTTTGAGCGCCGTCGTGGAGAAAGCGGCCGGGCCGGCCCTCGCGGATGTGGAAGACATCATGGTGGGCTGCGCCTTTCCGGAAGCCGAGCAGGGAATGAATATCGGCCGGCTGGCCGCGCAGATCGCCGGTTTCCCGAACCAGGTCTCAGGGGCCACCGTTAACCGCTTTTGCGCCTCCGGCCTGGAAGCCATTGCGCTGGCCGCCCTTCGGGTTATGGCGGGCTGGTCGGACATCGTGATCGGAGGGGGTATCGAGTCCATGTCCTATATTCCCATCGGCGGGCTCGCACCGAGACCACATCCGGAATTTTCCCAAAAGCGAGCGGATCTGTATATGTCCATGGGGCTCACGGCCGAAAACGTGGCCAAGCGGTATGGAATTTCACGAGAAGCTCAGGATGCGTTCGCCTATGAATCCCAGATGAAGGCGGCCCACGCACAACAGAATCATCTTTTTACCGAGCTGATTCCCACACCCGCCACCCGGTTTACGGCCACGGAAACCGGCCCCTTTAAAAAAGAGACGGTTCTTCAATCCGTGGACGACGGGGTTCGGGCCGATACGACCCGGGAACGGCTGGCCGCATTAAAACCCGCCTTTGCCTCGGGCGGCACGGTCACTGCGGGAAACGCCTCTCAAATGACGGACGGCGCGGCCGCCACCCTGATGATGAGTGAAGCGAAGGTAACTCAATTCGGGCTCAAGCCGATCGCAACACTCAAAGGCTACACCACCATCGGGTGCAACCCCGACGAAATGGGGGTTGGGCCAAGATACGCCATTCCCAAGCTGCTGGATCAGGTCGGTTTGAAGATAGAAGATATCGGCCTGTTTGAAATCAACGAGGCCTTTGCCTCACAGGCACTTTACTGCATTCGGGAGCTGGGCATCGATTCCGCCAAGGTCAACCTTCACGGCGGCGCCATCGCGCTGGGTCATCCGCTCGGATGCACGGGCGCCAAGCTGTGCGCGACCTTGCTGTCCAATATGAAGCAAAAAGGGGTAAAATACGGGGTTGAGTCCATGTGCATCGGCATGGGCATGGGGGCTGCGGCCTTGTTTGAGCTGTGCGAATAAGGATTGAGGGGCCTGCCTTCACAGGCCCCATTAACCGGCTGCAACCAAGGCCGGGTTATAAAGCGTTTTTGTAAATCTGAATCACATCAGATAACGTGGGGCACCGGGGATTGGTCAAACCGCAGGCGTCTTTTTGCGCATTTTCCGCCATAATGAGCAGGTCTTTTTCCAGCACGCCCAATTCCTCAAGACCACCGGGTATTCCGACATCCTTGGAAAGGGTCTGAATGGCCTCGAGGGCCTTTTCCGCCGCCGCCCTGGCGGAGAACCCTTCTACTTTTTCGCCCATGGCTTTGGCGATATCCACAAACCGGTCTACCTTGGCGATCATATTATAGCGTTGCACATGGGGAAGCAAAATGGCATTGCAAACCCCGTGGGGCAGATCGTAAAAGCCGCCTAACTGGTGCGCCATGGCATGAACATGTCCCAAACTTGCGTTGTTAAAGGCCATGCCCGCCAGATACTGCGCGTAACACATCTTGTCCCGCGCCTCCATATCGCCGCCGTGCGCCACCGCCGCTCGCAGGTATTTCGCGATCAGTTCGATCGCTTTCAGCGCACAGGCATCGGTCACCGGCGTGGCAATGGTGGACACATAAGCCTCCACGGCATGGGTCAGCGCATCCATGCCGGTGGCCGCAGTCAACCCCGGCGGCATGCCCTTCATCAGCAACGGGTCATCAATGGCGACATTCGGGGTCACCCGCCAGTCCACAATCGCCATTTTCACCTTTCGACTCGTATCGGTAATGATGCAAAACCGCGTCATTTCACTGGCCGTACCGGCCGTGGTGTTGACGGCGATAAATGGGGGCATGGGGCGAGTGGAGCGATCCACGCCTTCATAATCCCGAATGTTGCCGCCGTTGGTGGCGACAATGCCAATCCCCTTGCCGCAATCATGGGAACTGCCACCCCCCAGAGAAATAATGAGATCACAGCCATGCTCTTGATACAACGCCAGCCCGGCATGGACGTTGTTGTCCGTGGGATTGGGATGGGTGTCCTCGAAAACCACCGGGGTTACCCCCACTTCCTTTTTGATCACATCGATGATCTGCGCCCCGATACCGGCCGCCATAATCCCTTTATCCGTGCAGATAAAGGGGTTGGTGCCGCCCAGCGTTTTGACCTGTTTTCCGATTTCCTTGTGCGCGCCGATGCCCATCAAGGTAACCGTCGGAATAAAAAAACCGAATACTTGTTCTCCTGTCGCCATAACGTCCCCCTTTTTAAAGTGCCCACCCGATTTGGGAGGAGCACAAGTTATGAGATGGTGAATGATTATCTACCCGCCATATTGCCACCCCTATAGCCGGAACAAAAAGCAAGATTGGGGCCAACCCCAAGGACAGGAGAAAAAATATTTTGGGTGAAAAACAATATTATAATTTGAATTCAGTATATTATCAGATTAATACCGTCCTGTTTTTTCAGCGTTATCATGGAGCAGTCGGCCGATGCGGGCAATGATACCGACCGCGGGTCGGGTCAGCATGACCCATTCGTTCGCGCACTTGGGTCAGCTTGATACGGTTGGGGTAGAGGTAACCACCCGAGGTCACAGGTAATCATTATCAAGCATAATCCATTGAAAATAAAGTAATCTTGACAATAAATACATGCAACTTCTATACAGAAGCATGGACGTCAGAAAATTCTCGATACCCGAAATCCTATTCGGCAGGGGAAGCCTGGCACTTGCCGCGCAGTGCGCCCGCCAACTCGGTGGGGAAAAGATATTTCTCGTCAGCGATGCCGGTCTGGAAAAAGCGGGCTGGGTACAACAGCTTTTCGATATTCTGAAGCGGGAAAACCTGGAATGGGTCTATTACGGCGATGTGGTCGCCAACCCGAGGGATTATCAGGTCAGCCGGGGGGCCAGGCTGTATCAAACCCACGGGTGTGACGTGGTCATGGCACTGGGCGGCGGCAGCCCCATGGACGCAGCCAAGGGCATTGCACTGGTGGCCAGCAATGGTGGTCGCGTCCATGATTACGAGGGCGCCAATCGCATTCAACAACCGCTGGCACCCATGGTATTTATTCCTTCCACGGCCGGCAGCGGCGCGGACATTTCCCAGTTCGCCATTATCAATGATATGCAACGGCACGTCAAAATGTCCATTATCAGCCGCACCCTGGTGCCCAATATTTCCATCATCGACCCCGGTTTACTCGAAACAAAGCCGAAACGGTTGATGATCGCTTCGGCCATCGATGCACTGGCGCATGCCGTAGAAAGCTATGTGTCACTCATTGCCAACAGCCTGACCGAAATTCATTCTTTAAAGGCTATCGACCTGATATTGGCCTGGCTTCCGGTAGCGCTGGAAACCCGCTCCCCGGAGGCATTGGAAAAACTCAGCCATGCCGCGACCTTCGCAGCCATGGCGTTTAGCAACGCCAGCCTGGGAATGCTTCATGCCCTGGCCCATTCCCTGGGGGGAAAACTCGATATCGTCCACGGATTGATCCACCCGGTATTGCTGCCGCATGTCATGCGCTATAATTTGCCCGCCTGCGAGCAAAAACTGGCGGACATCGGCGAAATCATTCTGGGAAAACGGTTGCGCAGTGACGCGCAAACCGCGCTTTCCGGCATTGAACGGCTCGAGACCTATTGCAAATCCCTGAATGTTTCGACCCGATTGCGGGAAATTGTTTCGGACCCGTCGGCACTGGAACCGGTTTGCCAAATGGCAACCCATGACACCTGTCTGCTGACAAACCCCCGGCCCGCTTCGTGGGAGGATCTGCTGGGCCTCTGTAAGGCTTCCTGGTAATGAAAGACTTACCCAATATCGAAGATTTGATCGGCATCGGCCATACCAAGCTCGGCTTTTTCAAGGAAGTGCAAGAGAAAATAAGTCAGCTCCGAGCCTCAAACCTGGCCCTGAACCGCGAACGGCAGCAAGTCCAGGCCATTCTGGACGGCATCGGGGATGTTATTGCGTTAGTCTCCCTTGATTTTACAGTCCGGGCGGTCAACCACAGCTACCATGGTATTTTTCCCCATTCCCATCCGGCCGACAAGACCTGCTACCAGATATTCCGCAACGGCTCATCCCCCTGCAAGGAGTGCCCGCTGGTCCTGGCAAGGCAAGAGAACCGTATTATCCGTCAAACCGCCATCATCCGCGTGGGTGAGCAAAACCGACAGTTTGAAATCACGGCCTCCCCGCTCAGAGACGCGAACCAGATACCAACAGATATCATTATCGTCAAACGCGATGTCACCCTCGAAAAAGCGTTTCAGGCAAAATTTTATCATGCTGAAAAGATGGCGACCATCGGGCTTCTGGCAGCCGGTGTCGCCCACGAAATCAACAATCCCCTGGCGGCCATCAGCGGATTCGCCGAAGGGCTTAAACGACGCATCGCAAAACTTGAATTTTGCACGGCGCAAGGCAAGGATATTCGCGAAGATTTTCAGGAAAATATCAACGTCATTCTGACCGAATGCAATCGTTGCCGGGACATCGTGCAGGGCTTATTAACCTTCAGTCCCCGGAAAAACACCGAATTTTCACCCGTCGATATTAACGATCTGGTGAAGGTGGTGTTGCGGTTGTTAAACCGCCAATTAAAGAAATTTTCCCGGGATTATGTGGTGCTGGCATTGAACGAGGCCCTTCCGGAAGTAAAGGGAGTCGCTGCGGAACTTGAACAGGTGATATTGAATCTGATGCTCAATGCCATGGATGCCACGCGGGAAAAAGGCCAAATCCTCATCCGTAGCGGATTTGACAAAGAAAATAGGGTGTTCCTGTCACTTGAAGACACCGGATGCGGCATTTCCGATGAAGATAAACCGAAATTATTTGAACCGTTTTTTACAACCAAGCCTGTCGGCAAGGGCATCGGCATCGGTCTTTCCACTTGTTATAACATCATTCAACAACACGGCGGGGAGATTCGCGTGAAAAGCAAATTGGGCAAGGGCGCCGTGTTCACGGTCCGGCTTCCCATTCCTCAGGGAGCGCCTTGACATGATGCACTCGCAGACAGACCCGATACAAGTTCTCATGGTGGACGATGAGCAGTCCATTCGAAGGCTTGCCGAAAAGGAACTGGCTGCCGGCCATCGCCGAATCATAACCGCCGGTACGGCACAAGACGCGCTTCATGCATTCAAAAAAGAAGCCTTTGACGTGGTCATACTGGATATGAGCCTGCCGGATGGAAACGGGCTTGATCTTATGGCTCAGTTTCAGGAAATGCGCGCGGAAATCCAGATCATCATCATTACGGGCTATGGCGATATCGACAGCGCGGTGCAGGCCATGAAAATGGGGGCTTATGATTTCATCACCAAACCCTTCAGCCTGGACCGGCTGGAGTTGGTCATTGAAAAGGCGTACCAGCGTGTCTGCCTGTACCGGGAAAACAGACAATTACGACAATTCCAATCCGCCCAACCCCACCGGAAACTCATCGGACACTCGGAGGGCATGGCGACCGTTCGGCATCTGATCGACAAAGTGGCGCCCACCCATGTGCCGGTTTTGATCACCGGTGAAAGCGGTACCGGAAAAAACGTGGTGGCCCAGCGCATCCATTCACTGAGTCTGCGTCGGGAACAACCGCTGATCACCAAAAATTGCGGCACCTTGCAAAGGGAGCTGATGAGAAGCGAGCTTTTCGGACACCGAAAAGGGGCTTTTACCGGTGCCGACGCCGCCCATGAAGGACTGCTCTCCATCGCACATAAGGGCAGTCTCTTTCTGGATGAAATCGGGGAGCTTTCTATGGAGGTTCAAAGTGCATTGCTTCGGGCACTTGAAACCCAAACATTTCGGCGTGTTGGAGATAAAGACGAAAAAAAAGTGGATATTCGCTTTATCTTTGCCACCAACCAGAATTTGAAGCAAGCCGTTGAATCCGGTCGCTTCAGTCAGGCGCTGTATTACCGCCTGAATGTGTTTACCATTCACCTGCCGCCGTTAAGGGAACGGCAGGAGGATATTCCGGCCATCGTAGAATATTTTCTCGGCAGACTCTCGACCACGGGTACTCATTTTAAAATTTCCGACCGTGCCATGCAGTGTTTGCTGAGCTACGACTGGCCCGGAAATGTTCGAGAACTTCAAAACGTCATGGAACGGGCCATGATTCTTTCGGACGGGGATTTGATTACTGATAAATACCTGCCGAAGGAAATGGTGGACAACACCCCGAGCACGTCAACGAATTATCCTTTTCTTCAATTAAAAACGCTGGAAAAGGCGCATATCGCCAAGGTTCTTGCCTATTGCCACGGCAGCCGTTCCCGAGCGGCTGAGGCGTTGGGGATCGGGCGCAAAACCCTTTACCGGAAACTGAAGGAATACGATATGGACATCTGATGGGGTTGTGCATGAAACCGGATTAGTCAACTGCGTCTATCTGGACCTCGTAAATATCGATTTCATTTTCCTTGCCTTTAAGCTTTCGGCTCGCAAGCTGGTTAAGACCTTTTAAATCCGCTATCTCGCACCGCCCGTCCCCGATTAAATTCCGAACCGAACCACTCATCAGAATCTGGTTCGATTCGGCAATTGATTGAATCCGTTGCGCCACGTTGACCGTATCGCCGATAACCGTATAGTTCATATGCTCTTCCGAGCCGATGTATCCGGCCACCACCTCCCCGGCATTGATACCGACGGTCAGCTTTAACTCGGGCCACCCCTTGTGCCGATGCGCCTTGTTAAGCCCCTGCAAGGCCTTAACCATTTCAATCGCGGTTTGTACGGCGCGGTAAGGATCATCCTCATGGCTCAACGGCGCGCCGAAAACCGCAAGCATGCCGTCCCCCATTAATTTATCCAATGTTCCGTTATGGCTGAAAATAATCGGGGTCATTCTGGAAAAATAGGCATTAAGGATATTCACAACCTGCTCGTGGTCTATTTTTTCAGACATGGAGGTAAAACCCTGTAAATCCGCAAAAAGGATGGTCACATACTTTCGCTCTCCACCAAGCCGAAGGTTTTCCTTCGTGTTCAGAATTTTTTCCTTCACCTGAGCCGGGAAAAACCGGCTGAGCGTTATCCGCTGCGTTTCTTCATTGACCAGTTGGCGATAAATTCGCGCCAGAATAATGCCGGTGGCAAAGCCATCCGCGACAAGATTTAAAAAGCGAAGCAAGTTCGGCTCAAAACCGCTGGCTTCCTTTCGATGCAACTTAAGAACGCCGATACACCCCTTATTATGCAATATCGGCAGGCAAGCCAAAGCGGCCTCAACAGTATCAAAAGCAACCCTGCCCGCGGAAGCCGGAATACCTGAAACCACCACGGGCTGCTTGGTTAAAAAAGCCTGTTGAGTCGCCTCCGTCTCCTGTTTTCGAAGGCTCTCCGATCGCTCCGGTTTTCCGGAAAAAGCCACTTCCTCAAGCAGTTGACTCCCCTGATTCAAGAGCATCAACGTCGCATTTTCAAAAGACAAATGCCGCACCAGGACGGACAATTGATTTTCCCAAAAGGCCTTGGTATCCAGATCATTGATAAATCTCAGCATTTCACCGAGTTCCTTGATGATGGACAACTCTTTTATCTTTTCCTCATACCCGGCCTGCATTTTCGCGACCTGAAATTTATATACATCCCGCTCCCGGGTTAACCGGGCGAGCAACGCTGTATCCGTTTGCTTTTTGGAAGCCATGTTAACGTGCTCCGCTATGAAATCGTGAAAAGATCATTGTTGTCCTCCAAAAGCGTCTTCATTTCCCGGGTGATAGCGTCAAGAGACGCTATGCTCATATCTCGGAAAAGTCTTTTCAACACCGTAAATTGACCGAAGGTTAGACAGGGGGGCGGCACCATTTCTTCGGCAGGCGCCGATAACGCCGTCACCTGGTGGTAAAGATAGTCTGAAAGCCCTACGACAGCCGCCGGAAACATGGCCTCGGAAGACGCCATGGGTTGGTGATGACATAAAATGGCCTGAGATAGGCTCTCCGGTAAATTCCAGCGGGTCGCAATGATTTTGCCGATCATCGCGTGATTGAGTTCATATTTTTCTTCTTCCGCTTCAACAACGGGAATCTTATGTTTTATCGCCGTAGCATAGACGTCATTGTATAATTTTGGAAACTGTTCCATTAAAAAAATTTTTCCCGTGTCGTG containing:
- a CDS encoding thiolase family protein, translated to MRDAYIVTSVRTPGCKQVKGAFKDTRPEDLLSFILSAVVEKAAGPALADVEDIMVGCAFPEAEQGMNIGRLAAQIAGFPNQVSGATVNRFCASGLEAIALAALRVMAGWSDIVIGGGIESMSYIPIGGLAPRPHPEFSQKRADLYMSMGLTAENVAKRYGISREAQDAFAYESQMKAAHAQQNHLFTELIPTPATRFTATETGPFKKETVLQSVDDGVRADTTRERLAALKPAFASGGTVTAGNASQMTDGAAATLMMSEAKVTQFGLKPIATLKGYTTIGCNPDEMGVGPRYAIPKLLDQVGLKIEDIGLFEINEAFASQALYCIRELGIDSAKVNLHGGAIALGHPLGCTGAKLCATLLSNMKQKGVKYGVESMCIGMGMGAAALFELCE
- a CDS encoding sigma-54 dependent transcriptional regulator; amino-acid sequence: MMHSQTDPIQVLMVDDEQSIRRLAEKELAAGHRRIITAGTAQDALHAFKKEAFDVVILDMSLPDGNGLDLMAQFQEMRAEIQIIIITGYGDIDSAVQAMKMGAYDFITKPFSLDRLELVIEKAYQRVCLYRENRQLRQFQSAQPHRKLIGHSEGMATVRHLIDKVAPTHVPVLITGESGTGKNVVAQRIHSLSLRREQPLITKNCGTLQRELMRSELFGHRKGAFTGADAAHEGLLSIAHKGSLFLDEIGELSMEVQSALLRALETQTFRRVGDKDEKKVDIRFIFATNQNLKQAVESGRFSQALYYRLNVFTIHLPPLRERQEDIPAIVEYFLGRLSTTGTHFKISDRAMQCLLSYDWPGNVRELQNVMERAMILSDGDLITDKYLPKEMVDNTPSTSTNYPFLQLKTLEKAHIAKVLAYCHGSRSRAAEALGIGRKTLYRKLKEYDMDI
- a CDS encoding adenylate/guanylate cyclase domain-containing protein; the encoded protein is MASKKQTDTALLARLTRERDVYKFQVAKMQAGYEEKIKELSIIKELGEMLRFINDLDTKAFWENQLSVLVRHLSFENATLMLLNQGSQLLEEVAFSGKPERSESLRKQETEATQQAFLTKQPVVVSGIPASAGRVAFDTVEAALACLPILHNKGCIGVLKLHRKEASGFEPNLLRFLNLVADGFATGIILARIYRQLVNEETQRITLSRFFPAQVKEKILNTKENLRLGGERKYVTILFADLQGFTSMSEKIDHEQVVNILNAYFSRMTPIIFSHNGTLDKLMGDGMLAVFGAPLSHEDDPYRAVQTAIEMVKALQGLNKAHRHKGWPELKLTVGINAGEVVAGYIGSEEHMNYTVIGDTVNVAQRIQSIAESNQILMSGSVRNLIGDGRCEIADLKGLNQLASRKLKGKENEIDIYEVQIDAVD
- a CDS encoding iron-containing alcohol dehydrogenase, producing the protein MATGEQVFGFFIPTVTLMGIGAHKEIGKQVKTLGGTNPFICTDKGIMAAGIGAQIIDVIKKEVGVTPVVFEDTHPNPTDNNVHAGLALYQEHGCDLIISLGGGSSHDCGKGIGIVATNGGNIRDYEGVDRSTRPMPPFIAVNTTAGTASEMTRFCIITDTSRKVKMAIVDWRVTPNVAIDDPLLMKGMPPGLTAATGMDALTHAVEAYVSTIATPVTDACALKAIELIAKYLRAAVAHGGDMEARDKMCYAQYLAGMAFNNASLGHVHAMAHQLGGFYDLPHGVCNAILLPHVQRYNMIAKVDRFVDIAKAMGEKVEGFSARAAAEKALEAIQTLSKDVGIPGGLEELGVLEKDLLIMAENAQKDACGLTNPRCPTLSDVIQIYKNAL
- a CDS encoding ATP-binding protein codes for the protein MKDLPNIEDLIGIGHTKLGFFKEVQEKISQLRASNLALNRERQQVQAILDGIGDVIALVSLDFTVRAVNHSYHGIFPHSHPADKTCYQIFRNGSSPCKECPLVLARQENRIIRQTAIIRVGEQNRQFEITASPLRDANQIPTDIIIVKRDVTLEKAFQAKFYHAEKMATIGLLAAGVAHEINNPLAAISGFAEGLKRRIAKLEFCTAQGKDIREDFQENINVILTECNRCRDIVQGLLTFSPRKNTEFSPVDINDLVKVVLRLLNRQLKKFSRDYVVLALNEALPEVKGVAAELEQVILNLMLNAMDATREKGQILIRSGFDKENRVFLSLEDTGCGISDEDKPKLFEPFFTTKPVGKGIGIGLSTCYNIIQQHGGEIRVKSKLGKGAVFTVRLPIPQGAP
- a CDS encoding iron-containing alcohol dehydrogenase — its product is MQLLYRSMDVRKFSIPEILFGRGSLALAAQCARQLGGEKIFLVSDAGLEKAGWVQQLFDILKRENLEWVYYGDVVANPRDYQVSRGARLYQTHGCDVVMALGGGSPMDAAKGIALVASNGGRVHDYEGANRIQQPLAPMVFIPSTAGSGADISQFAIINDMQRHVKMSIISRTLVPNISIIDPGLLETKPKRLMIASAIDALAHAVESYVSLIANSLTEIHSLKAIDLILAWLPVALETRSPEALEKLSHAATFAAMAFSNASLGMLHALAHSLGGKLDIVHGLIHPVLLPHVMRYNLPACEQKLADIGEIILGKRLRSDAQTALSGIERLETYCKSLNVSTRLREIVSDPSALEPVCQMATHDTCLLTNPRPASWEDLLGLCKASW